The genomic interval TGATTTCTCGAAATTTCTGGAATACCGCCGCCTCTGCATAAGCATCCATACTACTGGTCGGTTCATCTAATATTACTAACTGAGCATCTCGCAAAAAAGCACGCGCCAGGGCAATTTTCTGCCACTGACCACCACTCAATTGTTCTCCGCCCTTAAACCATTTACCTAACAAAGTTTCATATTCTTGCGGTAACTTCTTAATAACAGAATCAGCACCTGAATATTGAGATGCTTCCATAACTTTTGGTGAATCAGGTGATAAATCAATATTACCGACCCAGATATTTTCCTTGGCTGTGAGTTGATAGCAGGTATAGTCTTGAAAAATTACACTAATCTGACGCTGTAAATCATTGATAGCAAAGTCTTTAATATTAACTCCATCAATAGTAATACTACCGCTAGTTACATCATAAAGACGACAAAACAATTTCACTAGGGTAGTTTTGCCAGAACCATTTTCACCAACCAGTGCCACCACTTCTTTAGGGGCAATTTTCAGATTGACTTGTTTAATTGCCTTCCTAGACGAATTTTGATGTTGAAAGGTCACATTCTCAAAAACAATACCCTTTTGCATTTTAGATGGAACTGGCTTGGGCTGCATAGTTTCATACATCCCATTTGGGAGAGATAGAAAATCAAATATATCCGACAGAAATAAATTATTTTCATGCAGTCCGCCTAGACTAGCAATCAATTCTTTGAGTCCATTTTGTCCCCTCTGAAATGCTTGACTATATAAAACTAAATCACCCAATTGAAACTTACCGTAAATTGTTTGATGAATAATAAATCCATAGGTTCCTATCATCAACAGCCCAGTACAACCCTGTGCAATTAATCGCATTAGAGATTGTCGGACTGTAATAGCAAGTTTCTCTTTAAATAGTTGTTGCCTAAATTGATAAAATCTTTGAATAAATACATCGCCTAAACCGAATAGTCGAATCTCCTTGGCAGGTTGATCTCCTAGTATTAAATGTCCAAAGTAGTTAGCTTTACGTTCTATTTCAGTTTGACGACGCTGCCATTTGTAGATAAATTTTGATTGCCAAAAGCGAATAAACATTGTTGGTATTGAAGCCACCAACAAAATTACAAATATCACCCAATTTAATGAGAGTAATAATCCAGAGATTACTGTCAAAGAAACAATATTTTGAAAAGCAGTAGTTAAATTGCTTAACATTCGGGTGGGGCGGTGTGGTGCTTCCCACTTAGCACGTTCCAAAATATCTTGTTTTTCAGGGCTTTCGTAGGATTCTAAATCAATGGCGATCGCTTTTCGGAAAATTGTTACCTGCATATAGTCTGTCACCCTCTGCGATAGGGTTGTAGAGCATATTTCGGCAATTACAGTATTAAAATTGATCCATAATATAACTGCCCCAGCATTGATGAGCAGAAAGGTAATATCTGCAAAAATCTGTTGTTTATCGTTAATGCTGATACTTACAGCAATGCGATCTACAATTAGTTTGATGATGTAAAGTAATACCAGAGGTAATATACCCTGAATTACATTTAAAATTACATTAGCAATCATCCAGTTTGGAGAACTTTGCCAAACTAGACTAATTGCACGTTTGATGTTTGTCATTAAGGCATCCTGGAAAAACTAAGCCACTATAAGCAGCTAAATACTACATATAGAGTCTCAGTGCGAGATTTTGAAAATCTTTATAGTTTCCCTTGTATTTTTGCCCTTCTATTTAGTCTTTATACTTTTTTAACAAATACCTCTAGCGGGGCGAACCATCGTTACGAATTACGACTTAATTGATATTGTTTCCATTTTTCATGCTGGCGCACTCTTTTTTCTTCAGTGAGGCTATCAAAACAGTGAGGACAAGACATACCTTCCTCATATTTAGAAGAAGTTTTATCTACCGCAGAAATGGGATGTCCACAACAAAAGCATCGTTCATGACTACCTGACTCTAACCCATGACGCACGGCTACCCGTTCATCAAATACAAAACATTCGCCTTCCCACAAACTTGACTCTGTGGGTACTGATTCCAAATACTTGAGAATACCGCCTTTGAGGTGATAGACTTCGGCAAAGCCTTGGGAAAGCATGAAAGATGAGGCTTTTTCACAACGAATCCCGCCAGTACAAAACAACGCGACTTTTTTGTGTTGATTGGGGTCGAGGTTTTGACTCACATATTCGGGAAAATCTCGGAATGATTTAGTTTGAGGATTTTGTGCCTTTTTGAAAGTACCGATATTAACCTCATAATCATTACGGGTGTCAATCACAATTACTTCCGGATCAGAAATCAAATCATTCCATTCTTGGGGAGTGACATAAGTACCCACTTGCTGATTTGGGTCAACTTCTGGTAAACCCATAGTGACAATTTCTGGTTTTAGCCGCACCTTCATCCGTTCAAAGGGCTGTGTTTCTGTGTACGACTCTTTATGTTCTAAGTCTGCTAAACGGGGATCAGCACGCAAAAATGCCAGAACAGAGTCAACCGCCTGACGCGACCCAGCAATTGTGCCGTTAATGCCTTCTGCTGCCAATAAAATTGTCCCCTTAACGCCTTGTGATTGGCAGTAAGATAGCAGAGTTTCGAGTTTTTCCGCAAAATCGGGCAGTTTGACAAATTTATAAAGGGCTGCCACCACTTGGATATTTTCTTGCTTCATTTCTTGAGCAATGATATAATCTTTAACTAAAGTAGCAAATGCTTTTTCTATTTTATGGGGGTTTAGCTCAGTTGGTAGAGCGCCTGCTTTGCAAGCAGGATGTCAGCAGTTCGAGTCTGCTAATCTCCACTATTCACAACGTTGAAACACTACAGACAGATTATTAGCTGGCATTTGGTAAGTTTGTTTCAGAGTCAGATACTCGGTACTAGCTGCTTCGATGACATCCTCCAAATTACGCACACCCCAGGCAGGATTTCGCTCCTTTAAAGATTGATCAAACACTGCATTACTCGGTGCAGTATGTTCCCCGTTTTGTTTAAACGGCCCATATAGATATAGTATTCCACCAGGAGGCAAAATTCGACCAGCACCAGCCATTAGTCCCAAACAAGCTGACCAAGGTGAAATATGAATCATATTGATATTAACTATAGCTACAATGGGTGAGTGAGGTAATGTACCTTGCTCTACTGCCCAAATTGGCGCACTAGCATCAATTTCCAAAGGCGGATAAAGATTATCTGATGGACATTCTTCAGCCCAAGCGGTGACACTAGCGCGTAATAACGGATTTTGCTCAGAAGGTAGCCATTCACGAGGCTGAAGACGGGGCGCAAAAAATACAGCGTGTTCACCCGTACCACTAGCCACTTCCAAGATAGTCCCATTCTCAGGTAACACTTGTAAAAGCACCTCTAATATAGGTTCACGATTACGTTGCGTTGCTGGCGCGTATTGTCGCGCATCCTCCGGTTTCTTCCTATCCAAATTTTTCCGTCCTTTGCGCCTCTGCGCCTCTGCGTGACACCAAATTCATATTCTCATCTGGAGAGTCACTTGCCTAAATCAATCAACTCCACCCAACCACCACTCAAATTTATTCCCCAAAGCTTTAACCCAGTTATACTGCAAATTTTCCGATGGTTATTGCCTGTGGTGCTACGTTTTCGGACTAGACCGTGGTTACCTGCTGGGATTGTCCAGATTGAAGCTGAGAATGTTGAGACATTAGCTAAACTTTATCAACAATTCCAGGCTGGCAAAATTCGCTTTTTGATTGCGTTTCGTCATCCAGAGGTAGAAGACCCCCTGTGTATGCTATATCTACTGTCCTACATTTTGCCTAAAGTTGCCCGTCAGCAGGGAATTAAACTGCAACAACGCACTCACAGCTACTTTCTTTATGACCGAGGGATGACTGTGTGGGCGGGGGATTGGCTGGGGTGGTTATTCTCTAAAGTTGGGGGTGTCCCGATTCGTCGTGGTCGGCGAGTAGATCGACAAGCTATTCAAACAGCAAGAGAGTTGTTTAGTAATGGTGAAATGGCGATCGCAGTCGCACCAGAAGGAGGTAATAATGGTCATAGTGAAATTGTCAGTCCTTTAGAACCCGGTGTGGCTCAATTAGGGTTCTGGTGTGTAGAAGATTTGCAAAAAGCCAATCGTTCTGAGACTGTGGTGATTGTGCCGGTTGGTATTCAGTATAATTACATTGAGCCGCCTTGGTCAA from Nodularia sp. LEGE 06071 carries:
- a CDS encoding ABC transporter ATP-binding protein is translated as MTNIKRAISLVWQSSPNWMIANVILNVIQGILPLVLLYIIKLIVDRIAVSISINDKQQIFADITFLLINAGAVILWINFNTVIAEICSTTLSQRVTDYMQVTIFRKAIAIDLESYESPEKQDILERAKWEAPHRPTRMLSNLTTAFQNIVSLTVISGLLLSLNWVIFVILLVASIPTMFIRFWQSKFIYKWQRRQTEIERKANYFGHLILGDQPAKEIRLFGLGDVFIQRFYQFRQQLFKEKLAITVRQSLMRLIAQGCTGLLMIGTYGFIIHQTIYGKFQLGDLVLYSQAFQRGQNGLKELIASLGGLHENNLFLSDIFDFLSLPNGMYETMQPKPVPSKMQKGIVFENVTFQHQNSSRKAIKQVNLKIAPKEVVALVGENGSGKTTLVKLFCRLYDVTSGSITIDGVNIKDFAINDLQRQISVIFQDYTCYQLTAKENIWVGNIDLSPDSPKVMEASQYSGADSVIKKLPQEYETLLGKWFKGGEQLSGGQWQKIALARAFLRDAQLVILDEPTSSMDAYAEAAVFQKFREIMGDRAVLLITHRLATVRTADRIYVLHEGEIVESGTHDQLMSLNGKYADLFTTQAKNYR
- a CDS encoding rhodanese-related sulfurtransferase; this encodes MKQENIQVVAALYKFVKLPDFAEKLETLLSYCQSQGVKGTILLAAEGINGTIAGSRQAVDSVLAFLRADPRLADLEHKESYTETQPFERMKVRLKPEIVTMGLPEVDPNQQVGTYVTPQEWNDLISDPEVIVIDTRNDYEVNIGTFKKAQNPQTKSFRDFPEYVSQNLDPNQHKKVALFCTGGIRCEKASSFMLSQGFAEVYHLKGGILKYLESVPTESSLWEGECFVFDERVAVRHGLESGSHERCFCCGHPISAVDKTSSKYEEGMSCPHCFDSLTEEKRVRQHEKWKQYQLSRNS
- a CDS encoding DUF938 domain-containing protein; protein product: MDRKKPEDARQYAPATQRNREPILEVLLQVLPENGTILEVASGTGEHAVFFAPRLQPREWLPSEQNPLLRASVTAWAEECPSDNLYPPLEIDASAPIWAVEQGTLPHSPIVAIVNINMIHISPWSACLGLMAGAGRILPPGGILYLYGPFKQNGEHTAPSNAVFDQSLKERNPAWGVRNLEDVIEAASTEYLTLKQTYQMPANNLSVVFQRCE